A window of Saccharomyces eubayanus strain FM1318 chromosome XII, whole genome shotgun sequence contains these coding sequences:
- the LMO1 gene encoding Lmo1p, whose translation MSSNEQVLDESLEKVRALLNSKLREPIEFLTGAESDFCYTTLIVSENLNLIGRGYEQILTDYVSLCDQKYLREVAISDSRFWNILYDNCPKLRPETVVSNLIRLFNITLDCPNAGEDEVIKSLCRILTTNPQIIGMLLLVLSHRPIQKSLFMNTILCINLFLKCSLILCETSVSHAVECVPAILILLFQYNFPASISELIYVEELQPLILEEFVPLKQRLINFLSSVNIEDYSCSLKEKLLRAIKNHSVFQKGLEMELGELPSINLLNAYDTYTFLNSPNGSFKRLYTEQLLFGENDFPLYEAIFKLSDQFRRLFNLTGKQQDFDSESDYNLKLQIATAVLNRQTCFYKTLELFLRFWIESLARSENDMVSLLSLAIITLKYICLSSGDLKSARESKSLLKTQVGALDSMNYKFARKLQLDYIKEDHYRTWSSSIASFDTMLSGQVHDYVRHQRLLQLQKGTWVYSEDPLNTEAGTPKVYFIIVSDNHASLLAREFQTQTDDLPYLFDNKILTSPSCEALAKNGRTKVVVLKHITCFKSRELTTPSRRTGSNVYIKLQEQNVYTEVELKDRNDRTVLKFYLDTEEGKYIWLDGLKLISPSHHEDISRDTKEQIDTLFDLRKNVQMINLNVHEEDSIAPPPKSNDENEDEEFYDLETLKRITEDFYFD comes from the coding sequence ATGAGCAGTAACGAGCAGGTATTAGACGAAAGCCTGGAGAAAGTGAGAGCCTTACTGAATTCCAAATTACGGGAGCCGATCGAGTTCCTAACAGGTGCAGAGTCAGATTTTTGCTACACTACGCTAATTGTTAGTGAAAATCTGAATTTAATAGGCCGTGGCTATGAGCAGATATTGACAGATTATGTTTCCCTTTGCGATCAAAAGTACCTGCGTGAAGTTGCAATTTCAGATTCACGATTTTGGAATATATTGTATGATAATTGTCCAAAATTGAGGCCAGAAACAGTAGTGTCAAACCTCATTAGGCTTTTTAATATAACACTCGATTGCCCAAATGCTGGTGAGGATGAAGTAATAAAGAGTCTCTGTCGTATTCTCACAACGAATCCTCAGATTATAGGGATGCTTCTACTAGTTCTGTCGCACAGACCGATTCAAAAGTCATTATTCATGAACACTATTCTATGCATTAAcctatttttgaaatgttCACTTATCTTATGCGAGACTTCAGTATCACACGCTGTAGAATGTGTGCCAGCAATTCTGATTTTATTATTCCAATACAACTTTCCAGCTTCTATATCCGAACTGATTTATGTAGAAGAGCTACAACCACTGATTTTAGAAGAGTTTGTACCTTTGAAGCAAAGGTTGATAAACTTTCTATCGTCGGTTAACATTGAGGACTATTCATGTTCCCTGAAAGAGAAACTTCTCAGGGCTATTAAAAACCATTCCGTATTTCAGAAAGGACTTGAAATGGAACTGGGCGAGCTCCCAAGTATAAACCTGTTGAATGCCTATGACACATATACATTCTTAAATAGCCCCAATGGATCATTCAAGAGGCTTTACACTGAACAACTGCTATTCGGTGAAAATGATTTTCCTCTTTATGAAGCAATATTCAAACTATCGGATCAGTTTCGAAGACTTTTCAACTTAACCGGGAAACAGCAAGATTTCGATTCCGAGTCTGATTACAATTTGAAACTCCAAATTGCCACCGCTGTTCTAAATCGACAAACTTGCTTCTATAAAACACTTGAGTTGTTTTTGAGGTTCTGGATAGAATCTTTAGCAAGATCGGAAAACGATATGGTTTCACTACTAAGCTTAGCCATTATCACCCTaaaatatatttgtttatcATCAGGCGACTTAAAATCAGCAAGGGAGTCCAAATCACTCCTTAAAACCCAGGTCGGGGCACTTGACTCTATGAACTATAAATTTGCAAGAAAACTGCAATTAGACtatataaaagaagacCATTATCGGACCTGGTCGTCAAGTATCGCTAGCTTCGATACAATGCTATCAGGCCAGGTACACGATTACGTTCGTCATCAAAGGCTCCTTCAATTGCAAAAGGGAACATGGGTTTATTCAGAAGACCCATTAAACACGGAAGCCGGAACCCCGAAAGTTTATTTCATCATAGTGTCGGATAATCATGCGAGTCTTTTAGCCAGAGAATTTCAAACTCAAACGGATGATTTGccttatttatttgataataaaatcCTAACAAGTCCAAGTTGTGAAGCATTGGCTAAAAACGGCAGAACAAAAGTTGTAGTTTTGAAGCATATAACCTGCTTCAAGAGCAGAGAACTTACAACACCGAGCCGTCGAACTGGTAGTAATGTTTACATCAAATTGCAGGAACAAAATGTATACACCGAAGTTGAGCTAAAAGACCGTAACGACAGAACGGTTTTGAAGTTTTACTTAGACACTGAAGAGGGAAAATATATATGGCTAGACGGATTGAAACTTATATCACCATCCCATCATGAGGATATATCTAGAGATACAAAGGAGCAAATAGACACACTGTTTGACTTGAGGAAAAATGTTCAAATGATAAATTTGAACGTTCACGAGGAGGATTCGATAGCGCCTCCACCCAAATCGAATGATGAgaatgaagatgaggaaTTTTATGACTTGGAAACGCTAAAGAGAATAACGgaagatttttatttcgaTTAG
- the ORC3 gene encoding origin recognition complex subunit 3 → MGQLNEAKKMNVTEFADAQRSHYTVYPSLPKANENDKHIPFVKLLSGEESETNVEKRWELYDQLHSHFHDQVDHIIDNIETDLKTEISDLLYNETAQKRRCFNTIFLLGSDSTTKIELLKDTPSQYNALIELTPKESPNVRMMLRRSMYKLYSAADAEQHPTIKYEETNDEDTDFMEQNNDVSYDLSLVENFRRLFGKNLNMVFNFKDVDSINFHTLDSFIILLKSAFKYDHVKISLIFNINTNLSNIEKNLRQSTIRLLKRNYHKLDVSSNKGFKYGNQIFQSFLDTVDGKLNLSDRFVEFILDKMANNTNHNLQLLTKMLDYSLMSYFFQNAFSVFIDPVNVDFLNDDYLRILSKCPTFMFFVEGLIKQHAPADEILSLLTNKNRGLEEFFVEFLVRENPINGHAKFVAQFLEEELHITNFNLIELYHNLLIGKLDSYLDRWPACKEHKERLHFEPIDTIFQELFTLDNKSGLLTQSIFPSYKSNLEDNLLSWEQVLPSLDGDTDGGISESLDKVMAPVVGQLFKLYREANMTINIYDFYTAFRETLPKEEILNFIKKDASNIRLLELGEAPDAFEKVSLILFMQAIFAFENMGLIKFQSVKNYDLVEKCVWKGI, encoded by the coding sequence ATGGGTCAGCTTAATGAAGCTAAAAAGATGAATGTCACTGAGTTTGCCGATGCCCAAAGAAGCCATTACACAGTATATCCCAGTTTGCCCAAGGCGAACGAAAACGACAAACACATTCCATTTGTTAAGCTTCTGTCAGGCGAGGAATCGGAAACAAATGTCGAAAAAAGGTGGGAGTTGTACGACCAGTTACATTCACATTTCCACGACCAGGTCGACCATATTATTGATAACATTGAAACTGACTTGAAAACAGAAATTTCAGACCTCTTGTATAATGAAACGGCTCAAAAGAGACGATGCTTCAACACCATCTTCCTATTAGGTTCAGATAGTACGACGAAAATTGAACTTCTAAAAGATACGCCCTCTCAGTACAATGCCTTAATTGAACTTACTCCAAAGGAATCTCCAAATGTGAGAATGATGCTTCGTAGGTCCATGTATAAGCTTTACAGCGCTGCCGATGCTGAGCAACATCCCACCATAAAATATGAAGAGActaatgatgaagatacCGATTTTATGGAGCAAAACAATGATGTGTCATATGACTTATCCcttgttgaaaatttcagaagGCTTTTTGGGAAGAATTTGAACatggttttcaatttcaaagatgtcGATTCTATCAATTTCCACACTTTAGACAGTTTCATCATCTTACTAAAAAGCGCCTTTAAATATGATCACGTTAAGATAAGTTTaattttcaacatcaatacaaatttatcaaatattgagaaaaatttaagaCAATCAACAATACGActtttaaaaagaaattatcaCAAACTGGATGTATCAAGTAATAAAGGGTTTAAATACGGtaaccaaatttttcaaagtttcttAGACACCGTTGACGGAAAATTGAATCTTTCCGATCGATTTGTGGAATTCATCCTCGACAAGATGGCAAATAACACCAATCACAATTTGCAATTATTAACTAAGATGTTAGATTATTCGTTGATGTCGTacttcttccaaaatgctttttcagtttttatCGACCCTGTAAATGTTGATTTTTTAAATGACGATTACTTGAGGATACTAAGTAAGTGCCCCACATTCATGTTCTTTGTCGAAGGTCTTATAAAACAGCATGCTCCTGCTGACGAAATACTTTCGTTGTTGACCAACAAAAACAGAGGCCTAGAAGAGTTCTTTGTTGAGTTTTTAGTGAGGGAGAATCCGATTAATGGGCATGCCAAATTTGTTGCTCAATTTCTCGAAGAAGAGTTGCATATAACCAATTTCAATCTGATAGAATTATATCATAACTTATTAATTGGCAAACTAGATTCGTATCTTGATCGTTGGCCTGCATGCAAAGAGCACAAGGAACGACTTCATTTTGAGCCTATTGATACAATCTTCCAAGAATTATTCACTTTAGACAACAAGAGTGGACTACTCACCCAATCGATTTTTCCCTCCTACAAATCAAACCTTGAGGATAACCTGCTGAGTTGGGAACAAGTGCTGCCTTCGCTCGATGGAGACACCGATGGGGGCATTTCCGAAAGCTTGGATAAAGTGATGGCTCCAGTAGTGGGCCAGTTGTTTAAGCTTTATCGTGAAGCAAACATGACCATTAATATATACGATTTCTACACTGCGTTCAGAGAGACTTTGccaaaggaagaaatactgaattttatcaaaaaggACGCCTCTAACATTAGACTTCTAGAGCTAGGAGAAGCCCCAGATgcgtttgaaaaagtatcATTGATTCTATTTATGCAAGCAATCTTtgcctttgaaaatatgGGGCTCATTAAATTCCAAAGCGTTAAAAATTACGATCTTGTCGAAAAATGTGTCTGGAAAGGCATCTAA
- the SFI1 gene encoding Sfi1p — translation MGKFGLANRSTEDLLHDKFIPETSPTNIPTDILIKQGLITDSTESLIHGSAERYIGNALKPVEETNSEHPWEDIPFHLPSPPPDLEHEEVVNISKNCVRENLDDTSIEVIEDLYYQIETFLVHFKLSRSFLIIFKNYINILIQEGINPLHDEYFKLLEDELKGVFTFNTVIEEILEIFLIHPRNKFIALSLAEYTYARNKIRRHFNRWKNTWTLNYRAYKFADQTKVKLKEAAFYVWSDRKLKYSQMANDEADNFRNTWLLFHSFQQWINLTQTLSEQSRLADQAFLNRMFKKIIKAREKWKHLETVSTEGIEQISLRTTFHKWKLRYRERNFLGSKRKIFEGIRRKLIHYEFDETVSQKVRSLSLQKTCFGKWKEKNAKNEDKLADLYELENKFIKQKFLDKLSTMLQYSQQETMVRNKLDQTLLKCVFEKMWLKRFEDHLHLYSVISLREAKLIKNVFHSWKKLLYTDIKASDYSRTNLLKSALRDWKLSVKLKTFKQKHKAKILLNSYCTWKRRIQYGKISNNHIRITFYARYFNAWKRKMLQIRSANEGASIFYKQGLTNECLAIWKERVIKSKELQDRYNFLSKTHAILTIKRTVMHINNVHLLSNKLEPYMNRIKLSGTFSKWRKATNFRIKHKLNDILHTYELDKKYELQYGIFFAWQNRYRFYSEECDSQAVFKKNRQLEKMVLKKSKEKLLEMERSEALADEVRKEFILIKTFYIWKTHLDEIYYMNTLLEQSEANKQFVVTSKFLKMWSLRFLKTKRNDETVQVFRHRWDRATVRGLLLLWKNRSDSSPKRKKEVDLKHELKTPIRSDAPKTSTIPGSERIKQHRMEAMKSHYSRARRAIPSPVKSSSVLNSTAKKQIKLEGSTDLNGSPTRAKPIRYSPRRANRNLPYKVDHIDFGKIPAVPFSLSADSSKADQNMDYLREQDRSPLSRKR, via the coding sequence ATGGGTAAATTTGGTTTAGCAAACAGGTCAACGGAGGACCTTTTGCATGATAAATTCATACCCGAAACATCTCCCACTAATATTCCAACTGATATTCTCATTAAACAGGGACTTATAACAGATTCCACTGAATCGCTGATTCATGGAAGCGCAGAAAGGTATATCGGAAATGCTCTAAAACCTGTCGAAGAAACCAATTCAGAGCACCCCTGGGAAGACATACCGTTCCATCTTCCTTCTCCACCACCAGATCTGGAGCACGAAGAAGTTGTAAACATATCCAAAAATTGCGTGCGAGAGAACTTGGATGATACATCCATTGAGGTTATAGAAGACTTATACTATCAGATCGAGACTTTTTTAGTTCATTTCAAATTGTCAAGAAgttttttaataatttttaaGAACTATATTAACATTCTTATACAAGAAGGCATCAATCCGTTACATGACGAGTACTTTAAACTACTAGAAGATGAATTGAAAGGGGTTTTCACTTTCAATACTGTTATAGAAGAGATCCtagaaatatttttgattcatcCGCGTAACAAGTTTATTGCTTTGTCGCTTGCAGAATATACTTATGCcagaaataaaataagaagaCATTTTAATCGTTGGAAAAATACTTGGACACTGAATTACAGGGCGTATAAATTTGCTGATCAAACAAAAGTCAAGCTAAAGGAAGCTGCTTTCTATGTTTGGAGTGACAGAAAATTAAAGTACTCACAAATGGCCAATGATGAAGCTGACAATTTTAGGAATACCTGGCTACTATTCCATTCGTTTCAACAATGGATAAATTTAACACAAACTCTTAGTGAACAATCTAGATTAGCGGACCAGGCTTTCTTGAATAGgatgttcaagaaaataattaaGGCACGTGAAAAATGGAAGCATTTGGAAACCGTCAGCACTGAAGGTATAGAACAGATTTCATTGCGGACCACTTTCCACAAATGGAAACTAAGGTATAGAGAAAGAAACTTTCTTGGttcgaaaagaaagatcttTGAAGGAATAAGGCGAAAACTCATACACTACGAATTCGATGAGACCGTTTCACAGAAAGTAAGGTCTTTATCTCTACAAAAGACGTGCTTTGGCAAatggaaagagaaaaatgccaaaaatgaagacaAACTTGCAGACCTTTACGAGctggaaaataaatttatcaaacaaaaattcttgGATAAACTGAGTACAATGCTTCAGTACAGTCaacaagaaacaatggTAAGGAATAAACTAGATCAAACACTTCTAAAATGCGTCTTCGAGAAGATGTGGCTAAAAAGGTTTGAAGATCATCTGCATTTATATTCCGTTATAAGCCTGCGGGAAGCTAAACTCATTAAGAATGTTTTTCATTCTTGGAAAAAACTCCTATACACTGATATTAAGGCCAGCGATTATTCAAGAACAAATCTGCTCAAATCTGCATTACGGGATTGGAAACTTAGTGTAAAGCTAAAAACATTCAAACAGAAACACAAAGCAAAGATTTTATTAAACTCATACTGTacttggaaaagaaggatACAGTACGGAAAAATATCGAATAACCATATTAGGATTACCTTTTATGCAAGATATTTTAATGCgtggaaaaggaagatgTTGCAGATAAGATCAGCAAATGAAGGGGCATCCATCTTTTACAAACAAGGCCTTACAAATGAATGCTTAGCTATTTGGAAGGAGCGCGTGataaaaagtaaagaattGCAGGACAGGTATAATTTCTTAAGTAAAACGCATGCAATTTTAACTATAAAACGGACAGTAATGCACATTAATAATGTTCATTTGCTATCTAATAAACTAGAACCCTACATGAATAGAATAAAGCTTTCTGggactttttcaaaatggagAAAAGCTACTAATTTTAGGATCAAGCATAAATTGAATGATATTTTACACACGTATGAATTGGACAAAAAGTATGAACTTCAGTATGGAATATTTTTTGCATGGCAGAACAGATATCGCTTCTACTCAGAAGAATGTGATTCTCAAGCAGtttttaagaaaaatcGACAGCTCGAGAAAATGGTcttaaagaaaagtaaGGAAAAACTATTGGAAATGGAAAGGTCAGAAGCACTGGCAGACGAAGTCCGTAAGGAATTTATACTAATCAAGACATTTTACATCTGGAAGACTCATCTAGATGAGATATACTACATGAACACATTATTGGAACAGTCTGAAGCTAATAAACAATTCGTAGTTACATCTAAATTCTTGAAGATGTGGAGTCTTCGATTCCTAAAGACTAAACGTAATGACGAAACAGTCCAAGTCTTTCGTCATCGCTGGGATAGGGCTACTGTGAGAGGATTGCTATTACTGTGGAAAAACCGTTCAGACAGTTCAccaaagagaaagaaagaagtcGACCTCAAACATGAACTGAAAACTCCCATAAGATCGGACGCACCAAAAACTTCCACGATACCGGGCTCAGAAAGAATAAAGCAGCATAGGATGGAGGCCATGAAATCGCATTACAGCAGAGCAAGAAGAGCTATACCAAGTCCCGTAAAATCCTCAAGTGTTCTTAATTCTACAGCTAAGAAGCAGATCAAACTCGAGGGCTCAACAGATTTAAATGGGTCTCCAACACGAGCGAAACCCATAAGATACTCCCCTAGACGTGCTAATAGAAACCTGCCATACAAAGTGGACCACATTGACTTCGGCAAAATACCTGCTGTACCTTTTAGTTTAAGCGCGGATTCTTCTAAAGCCGATCAGAATATGGACTATTTAAGAGAACAAGATAGATCTCCACTTAGTCGGAAACGTTAA
- the SPO75 gene encoding Spo75p has translation MNATKELTFSLLNRFQDKDRFGSAQRHAGISLKGFISGILFSFLYFLFQLSLFIVLRSRFKTIYQANVALKIYPESKAGYAKGKKSYKLLVFSFLKQIPDRILNPIGSFNPDERYGLDNYLFLRFLKLLISFFAILSIINIPILVPIHYFSMGNLEDSQDEHYQQTFTTTSELDKWTMSNLSQDSSNRLICHLFLSIFVVLWFHLILSSELRFVNQLGYSVLTKSKYQNILYLEGLSNELITEDVSLEAKFERLYPDCVDAIYFIPKDLRKVHNLEIKLNKLQKSKEQVIFEIFLEKYFKRISIQRHLITNHKSFFLSKLKNHLLFQYKRFIFLSQHRIAYYWAKFGLHWEKLKVFPLYHPKFTLNKETVLERKYKILDKKIRKEKLIKFRVNSLKTVPDIKSSPSAHSSPTTDIYMNKVFICFKSTLISNIIGEILSYKLPTQNLKVIIGPNIKDIIWRNILDSSPFWKSAKYFSANILRIFVIIGWILPVAFLGLISQIPNISSLIPFAKIIYFQSPFIREVAKNLIPIVTLIIIIEIVPYFFRWLSCLRGLKTGAQVEADVQNWYFIFVFIHLFLVVTISSGFSIIIERLLNNPVSIPALLANDLPKCANFFCSFVLIRGMAYAGGNLLRIKELLFELFYYKWKTCSPHAQFKRLKTSLFFQLGSIYPIFSVLGCIGIIYSVVAPIILLLCCISFSMVYFSFNYLFKYQYNIENYSETFGKLYVQALMQLYAGIYFMEFCLLGLFTLFDQYTLSTIMIVVFILTVMAHSKISKQIRSKPQHLPTLEYLSSLSSETKDQYYHESYSFDDIFSVRKGFDKIWLPRDKLGISEEEQSFLEKSYRLKFDLNMYSMDLFGDCHLDNGHLP, from the coding sequence aTGAACGCAACTAAAGAACTGACCTTTAGTTTATTAAACAGATTTCAAGACAAAGATAGGTTTGGATCTGCCCAAAGGCATGCCGGTATCTCACTGAAAGGGTTCATTTCTGgtatacttttttcttttctatacTTTTTGTTCCAGCTCTCCCTTTTCATTGTCCTACGGTCAAGATTCAAGACTATATATCAAGCAAATGTAGCCCTCAAAATTTATCCAGAGTCTAAAGCTGGCTATGCcaagggaaaaaaaagctatAAGTTGTtagtattttcttttcttaaGCAAATTCCAGATAGGATACTTAATCCTATAGGAAGTTTCAACCCAGATGAAAGATATGGGTTAGAcaattatttgtttttgcgGTTTCTTAAACTATTAATATCcttttttgcaattttaTCCATTATCAATATTCCTATATTAGTTCcaattcattatttttcaatgggCAACTTGGAAGATAGTCAAGATGAGCACTACCAGCAGACTTTTACTACAACAAGTGAACTTGACAAGTGGACTATGTCGAATCTTTCACAAGACTCTTCAAATAGACTCATTTgccatttgtttttgagCATCTTCGTTGTACTCTGGTTCCACCTGATCCTTTCTTCAGAATTGAGATTTGTTAACCAACTAGGTTATTCCGTATTGACGAAAAGTAAATATCAgaatattttgtatttggaAGGGTTGTCAAATGAACTGATTACCGAAGACGTGTCTTTGGAAGCTAAGTTCGAGCGGCTATATCCCGATTGCGTGGATGCAATCTACTTTATTCCAAAAGATTTGAGAAAAGTTCACAATTTagaaataaaattaaataaactacaaaaatcaaaagaacaagttatttttgaaatctttctggagaaatattttaaaagGATTTCAATACAAAGACATTTAATAACAAATCATAAATCATTTTTCCTCtcaaagttgaaaaatcattTACTATTTCAGTATAAAAGATTCATCTTTCTATCTCAACATCGTATTGCGTATTATTGGGCAAAGTTTGGTCTCCATTGGGAGAAATTAAAAGTATTTCCGTTATATCACCCAAAATTTACATTGAACAAAGAAACCGTATTAGAAAGGAAATATAAAATCttggataaaaaaatacggAAGGAAAAACTCATTAAGTTTCGGGTTAACTCCTTAAAAACAGTTCCAGACATCAAGTCATCACCATCTGCTCATAGTTCACCAACTACggatatatatatgaacAAAGTGTTCATTTGCTTCAAATCAACACTAATATCAAATATCATAGGTGAAATTTTGTCATATAAATTACCAACCCAGAATTTAAAAGTGATAATAGGGCCAAACATCAAAGATATTATCTGGAGAAATATTCTTGATTCATCacctttttggaaaagcGCTAAATATTTCTCGGCAAACATACTTCGTATTTTTGTGATTATTGGTTGGATTTTACCTGTCGCGTTTCTTGGGTTGATATCACAGATTCCGAATATTTCTTCACTGATTCCATTTGCAAAAATCATTTACTTTCAATCTCCGTTTATAAGAGAAGTAGCGAAGAATTTAATCCCAATAGTGActttgataataataatagaaatTGTTCCATACTTTTTTCGTTGGCTAAGTTGCCTTCGAGGATTGAAAACTGGAGCTCAGGTAGAAGCTGACGTCCAAAATTGgtattttatctttgtGTTCATTCACCTATTTCTAGTTGTCACGATATCATCAGGGTTCTCTATCATTATTGAAAGACTTCTCAACAACCCTGTCAGTATTCCTGCTCTATTAGCTAACGACTTGCCCAAATGTGCCAactttttctgttcttttgttttgattaGAGGCATGGCTTATGCAGGTGGTAACTTACTTAGAATAAAAGAACTACTCTTTGAATTATTCTATTACAAATGGAAGACGTGTAGCCCACATGCTCAGTTTAAAAGATTAAAgacatctttatttttccagCTAGGATCTATTTATcctattttttcagttttggGTTGTATTGGCATCATATACAGTGTCGTTGCTCCTATTATATTATTGTTATGTtgcatttcattttccatgGTTTACTTCTCCTTCAACTATCTGTTTAAATACCAATATAATATAGAAAACTACTCTGAAACGTTTGGTAAGCTGTATGTACAGGCTTTAATGCAGCTATATGCAGGCATTTACTTCATGGAATTTTGCCTACTGGGACTCTTCACTCTTTTTGATCAATATACATTATCAACGATAATGATTGTTGTCTTTATCCTTACTGTTATGGCACATTCCAAAATCTCCAAACAAATCAGATCGAAACCTCAACATTTACCTACCTTAGAATACTTATCGAGCTTATCATCGGAAACAAAGGACCAATACTACCACGAAAGTTACAGttttgatgatattttttcagttcgAAAAGGTTTCGATAAAATTTGGCTACCAAGGGACAAACTGGGAATctcagaagaagagcaatCCTTTTTGGAGAAGTCATACCGTTTGAAGTTCGATCTTAATATGTATTCCATGGACTTATTCGGGGATTGCCATTTAGATAACGGCCATTTGCCTTGA
- the MMM1 gene encoding ERMES complex subunit MMM1: MASNENEFSETDSLMTFDDYIIKELPEHLQRLIMENLKGSTGVNDVRPISNHSELNFSANGSLKGLEDALQALQLQSVLQTPSLGSLTTSPKFSGWSFAQGFFVGQLSIVLLFIFFLKFFIFSDEPSKSKNPTPASSGHKSQFKQYPFISPEFFSSLIRKGGKEHHEFNEEVESERLQELALILEKTYYNVDVHPAESLDWFNVLIAQIIQQFRSEAWHKDNILHSFNDFIGRRSPDLPDYLDTIKITELDTGDDFPIFSNCRIQYSPNSGNKKLEAKIDIDINDHLTLGVETKLLLNYPKPGIAALPINLVVSIVRFQACLTVSLTNAEEFASTSDGSSSGDDADGDSGYFLMFSFSPEYRMEFEIKSLIGSRSKLENIPKIGSVIEYQIKKWFVERCVEPRFQFVKLPSIWPRSKNTREGKATE, from the coding sequence ATGGCTAGTAATGAGAATGAGTTCTCTGAAACGGACTCGTTAATGACTTTTGATGATTATATAATCAAAGAGCTACCTGAACATCTACAAAGGTTAATCATGGAGAATTTGAAAGGCTCGACTGGTGTGAATGATGTCAGGCCGATTTCAAACCACTCAGAATTGAATTTCAGTGCAAACGGTAGCCTTAAAGGCCTTGAAGATGCACTCCAGGCTTTACAGTTGCAGAGTGTGTTACAGACACCTTCACTAGGATCCTTAACGACATCTCCCAAGTTCTCTGGATGGTCGTTTGCTCAGGGATTTTTTGTAGGTCAACTGAGTATagttttgttgtttatcttttttttaaagtttttcatATTCAGTGATGAACCCTCTAAAAGTAAGAATCCTACACCTGCATCCTCCGGTCATAAGTCGCAATTCAAACAGTATCCCTTTATATCTcctgaatttttttcttctcttatCAGGAAAGGCGGTAAAGAGCACCACGAGTTCAATGAAGAGGTGGAAAGTGAGCGTCTCCAAGAATTGGCtttgattttggaaaaaactTACTATAATGTTGATGTACATCCTGCTGAATCTTTAGACTGGTTTAATGTTTTAATCGCTCAAATCATTCAGCAGTTCCGGAGTGAAGCTTGGCATAAAGACAACATCCTTCATTCCTTTAATGATTTCATTGGTAGGAGATCTCCTGATTTACCAGATTATTTAGATACTATAAAGATAACTGAACTAGATACAGGCGATGATTTcccaattttttcaaattgtagAATACAATACTCGCCAAATTCTGGCAATAAAAAGTTGGAGGCTAAAATTGATATAGATATAAATGACCATTTGACGTTGGGGGTGGAGACAAAACTGTTACTCAATTATCCAAAGCCTGGTATTGCCGCCCTTCCTATAAATTTGGTAGTATCGATTGTGAGGTTTCAAGCATGCTTGACGGTCTCTTTAACTAATGCAGAGGAATTTGCATCTACTTCAGATGGTAGCAGTAGTGGTGATGATGCGGATGGTGATTCTGGTTActttttgatgttttcattttctccTGAATATAGAATGgaatttgaaatcaaatcacTGATTGGCTCGAGATCAAAACTCGAGAATATTCCCAAAATTGGCAGCGTTATTGAAtaccaaataaaaaaatggtttGTGGAAAGGTGCGTTGAACCGAGATTCCAATTTGTTAAACTACCAAGCATATGGCCTCGTAGCAAAAACACAAGGGAAGGGAAGGCTACAGAGTAA